The following proteins are co-located in the Solanum pennellii chromosome 1, SPENNV200 genome:
- the LOC107005723 gene encoding proline-rich receptor-like protein kinase PERK9 isoform X8, whose product MSIVSPPLSSSTPFAAPPIALNSPAPIYQPNENSSSIASPQSAPLVATSPLPQSPPPPTNITLPPPASSPQPQPPISTPTPPAESAPPIISPPPTPSGPPASSLTPPPSSTPPASPTEPPSSSTPSSPPPLPPQPEPTRPASSPPPPSTHPPALSPPHSSIRPPALSPPPPVQNPRTPPAPRSPGNPSPEPPKRSPPSSKPPANAPPSKQPRNTPDSPALVPPKNSPPSPDALPPINSASSSSPPANSSPPQSTNGAQPSLTPPSPSFPSGNTTTSSNSSAVKSKDIGDGGIGTGGSVAIGIILVFLLLGIVGAAGWCIWKRKKKDSGLSGGYVLPTTLISSPKSGSASLKLRESKTEIGNGAGSNIANTTGKAGGLGHSKPWFTYQELLEATNEFSEHNLLGEGGFGSVYKGCLANGRDIAVKKLNIYGSQGEREFRAEVEIISRIHHRHLVSLVGYCIYENGRLLVYDYVSNDTLYFHLHEQGRPVMDWATRVKIAVGAARGIAYLHEDCCPRIIHRDIKSSNILLDNNFDARVADFGLAKLAQDAKSHVTTRVMGTFGYMAPEYASSGKLTEKSDVFSFGVVLLELITGRKSVDASQPLGEESLVEWIEVGFVMNVLQA is encoded by the exons ATGTCAATTGTTTCACCCCCTCTAAGTTCTTCTACACCATTTGCAGCTCCACCAATTGCTTTGAATTCTCCAGCACCTATATATCAGCCCAATGAAAACTCATCTTCGATTGCATCTCCGCAATCTGCTCCTCTTGTAGCAACATCACCACTGCCACAATCCCCTCCTCCTCCAACAAATATAACATTGCCTCCTCCAGCCTCATCTCCACAACCACAACCACCGATTTCTACTCCAACACCTCCTGCAGAATCTGCTCCTCCAATTATTAGTCCTCCGCCTACACCGTCTGGTCCACCTGCTAGCAGCTTAACACCACCTCCATCTTCTACTCCACCTGCTAGTCCAACAGAACCTCCATCATCTAGCACACCAAGTAGTCCACCCCCATTACCACCTCAACCAGAACCAACTCGTCCTGCAAGTTCACCTCCACCACCATCGACGCACCCCCCTGCATTGTCGCCTCCTCATTCATCAATACGGCCCCCTGCATTGTCACCTCCACCACCTGTGCAAAATCCAAGAACTCCTCCAGCACCACGATCACCGGGGAATCCATCTCCTGAACCTCCTAAAAGGTCACCACCATCATCCAAGCCACCTGCAAATGCACCTCCATCCAAGCAACCGCGAAATACTCCAGATTCCCCAGCCTTAGTCCCTCCCAAAAATTCACCCCCTTCACCAGATGCATTACCTCCTATTAATTCAGCATCTTCTAGTTCACCCCCTGCAAACTCATCACCACCTCAATCCACCAATGGTGCACAACCTTCTCTTACTCCTCCTTCACCATCATTTCCTTCAGGCAACACTACTACATCCAGTAATAGTTCAGCAGTCAAATCAAAGGATATAGGGGATGGAGGCATTGGTACTGGAGGGTCCGTTGCAATTGGCATCATACTTGTGTTTCTGTTGCTTGGTATTGTTGGAGCAGCAGGATGGTGCATATGGAAGCGAAAGAAAAAAGATTCAGGCCTGAGTGGTGGTTATGTCTTGCCAACAACTCTGATCTCCTCTCCAAAATCAG GTTCTGCCTCATTAAAGTTACGAGAATCAAAAACTGAGATTGGAAATGGAGCTGGATCCAATATTGCGAACACAACAGGAAAAGCTGGTGGATTAGGTCATTCAAAGCCATGGTTTACTTATCAAGAACTACTTGAAGCTACTAATGAATTTTCAGAGCATAATCTATTGGGCGAGGGTGGATTTGGTTCCGTGTACAAGGGATGCCTAGCAAATGGGAGAGATATAGCAGTAAAGAAGCTTAATATTTATGGGAGCCAGGGGGAACGTGAATTCAGAGCTGAAGTTGAAATCATTAGCCGAATACATCATCGACACTTGGTTTCACTTGTAGGTTATTGCATTTATGAGAATGGAAGGCTCCTTGTATATGACTATGTCTCCAATGACACCCTTTACTTCCATCTCCATG AGCAGGGAAGACCTGTTATGGATTGGGCAACACGTGTTAAGATTGCTGTTGGTGCAGCCCGTGGAATAGCTTATCTGCATGAAGATT GTTGTCCTCGCATCATTCACAGAGATATTAAGTCATCTAACATTCTTTTGGATAACAACTTTGATGCTCGT GTTGCTGATTTTGGATTAGCTAAATTAGCTCAGGATGCAAAAAGTCATGTTACAACACGTGTAATGGGCACGTTTGG ATACATGGCCCCTGAATATGCATCCAGTGGAAAGCTGACTGAAAAATCCGATGTATTTTCTTTTGGAGTTGTGCTTCTGGAGCTAATTACTGGACGGAAGTCTGTGGATGCATCTCAGCCTTTAGGGGAGGAAAGTCTAGTTGAGTGG ATTGAAGTTGGATTCGTCATGAACGTGTTACAAGCTTGA
- the LOC107005723 gene encoding proline-rich receptor-like protein kinase PERK9 isoform X4 → MSIVSPPLSSSTPFAAPPIALNSPAPIYQPNENSSSIASPQSAPLVATSPLPQSPPPPTNITLPPPASSPQPQPPISTPTPPAESAPPIISPPPTPSGPPASSLTPPPSSTPPASPTEPPSSSTPSSPPPLPPQPEPTRPASSPPPPSTHPPALSPPHSSIRPPALSPPPPVQNPRTPPAPRSPGNPSPEPPKRSPPSSKPPANAPPSKQPRNTPDSPALVPPKNSPPSPDALPPINSASSSSPPANSSPPQSTNGAQPSLTPPSPSFPSGNTTTSSNSSAVKSKDIGDGGIGTGGSVAIGIILVFLLLGIVGAAGWCIWKRKKKDSGLSGGYVLPTTLISSPKSGSASLKLRESKTEIGNGAGSNIANTTGKAGGLGHSKPWFTYQELLEATNEFSEHNLLGEGGFGSVYKGCLANGRDIAVKKLNIYGSQGEREFRAEVEIISRIHHRHLVSLVGYCIYENGRLLVYDYVSNDTLYFHLHEQGRPVMDWATRVKIAVGAARGIAYLHEDCCPRIIHRDIKSSNILLDNNFDARVADFGLAKLAQDAKSHVTTRVMGTFGYMAPEYASSGKLTEKSDVFSFGVVLLELITGRKSVDASQPLGEESLVEWGYLTIDHEGDSIYKDLPWWNVIRDICPYLCWKHTG, encoded by the exons ATGTCAATTGTTTCACCCCCTCTAAGTTCTTCTACACCATTTGCAGCTCCACCAATTGCTTTGAATTCTCCAGCACCTATATATCAGCCCAATGAAAACTCATCTTCGATTGCATCTCCGCAATCTGCTCCTCTTGTAGCAACATCACCACTGCCACAATCCCCTCCTCCTCCAACAAATATAACATTGCCTCCTCCAGCCTCATCTCCACAACCACAACCACCGATTTCTACTCCAACACCTCCTGCAGAATCTGCTCCTCCAATTATTAGTCCTCCGCCTACACCGTCTGGTCCACCTGCTAGCAGCTTAACACCACCTCCATCTTCTACTCCACCTGCTAGTCCAACAGAACCTCCATCATCTAGCACACCAAGTAGTCCACCCCCATTACCACCTCAACCAGAACCAACTCGTCCTGCAAGTTCACCTCCACCACCATCGACGCACCCCCCTGCATTGTCGCCTCCTCATTCATCAATACGGCCCCCTGCATTGTCACCTCCACCACCTGTGCAAAATCCAAGAACTCCTCCAGCACCACGATCACCGGGGAATCCATCTCCTGAACCTCCTAAAAGGTCACCACCATCATCCAAGCCACCTGCAAATGCACCTCCATCCAAGCAACCGCGAAATACTCCAGATTCCCCAGCCTTAGTCCCTCCCAAAAATTCACCCCCTTCACCAGATGCATTACCTCCTATTAATTCAGCATCTTCTAGTTCACCCCCTGCAAACTCATCACCACCTCAATCCACCAATGGTGCACAACCTTCTCTTACTCCTCCTTCACCATCATTTCCTTCAGGCAACACTACTACATCCAGTAATAGTTCAGCAGTCAAATCAAAGGATATAGGGGATGGAGGCATTGGTACTGGAGGGTCCGTTGCAATTGGCATCATACTTGTGTTTCTGTTGCTTGGTATTGTTGGAGCAGCAGGATGGTGCATATGGAAGCGAAAGAAAAAAGATTCAGGCCTGAGTGGTGGTTATGTCTTGCCAACAACTCTGATCTCCTCTCCAAAATCAG GTTCTGCCTCATTAAAGTTACGAGAATCAAAAACTGAGATTGGAAATGGAGCTGGATCCAATATTGCGAACACAACAGGAAAAGCTGGTGGATTAGGTCATTCAAAGCCATGGTTTACTTATCAAGAACTACTTGAAGCTACTAATGAATTTTCAGAGCATAATCTATTGGGCGAGGGTGGATTTGGTTCCGTGTACAAGGGATGCCTAGCAAATGGGAGAGATATAGCAGTAAAGAAGCTTAATATTTATGGGAGCCAGGGGGAACGTGAATTCAGAGCTGAAGTTGAAATCATTAGCCGAATACATCATCGACACTTGGTTTCACTTGTAGGTTATTGCATTTATGAGAATGGAAGGCTCCTTGTATATGACTATGTCTCCAATGACACCCTTTACTTCCATCTCCATG AGCAGGGAAGACCTGTTATGGATTGGGCAACACGTGTTAAGATTGCTGTTGGTGCAGCCCGTGGAATAGCTTATCTGCATGAAGATT GTTGTCCTCGCATCATTCACAGAGATATTAAGTCATCTAACATTCTTTTGGATAACAACTTTGATGCTCGT GTTGCTGATTTTGGATTAGCTAAATTAGCTCAGGATGCAAAAAGTCATGTTACAACACGTGTAATGGGCACGTTTGG ATACATGGCCCCTGAATATGCATCCAGTGGAAAGCTGACTGAAAAATCCGATGTATTTTCTTTTGGAGTTGTGCTTCTGGAGCTAATTACTGGACGGAAGTCTGTGGATGCATCTCAGCCTTTAGGGGAGGAAAGTCTAGTTGAGTGG GGCTACCTAACAATTGACCATGAAGGAGATTCCATTTACAAAGATTTACCATGGTGGAATGTTATTCGAGATATATGTCCCTACTTATGTTGGAAACACACAG GATAA
- the LOC107005723 gene encoding proline-rich receptor-like protein kinase PERK9 isoform X5 has protein sequence MSIVSPPLSSSTPFAAPPIALNSPAPIYQPNENSSSIASPQSAPLVATSPLPQSPPPPTNITLPPPASSPQPQPPISTPTPPAESAPPIISPPPTPSGPPASSLTPPPSSTPPASPTEPPSSSTPSSPPPLPPQPEPTRPASSPPPPSTHPPALSPPHSSIRPPALSPPPPVQNPRTPPAPRSPGNPSPEPPKRSPPSSKPPANAPPSKQPRNTPDSPALVPPKNSPPSPDALPPINSASSSSPPANSSPPQSTNGAQPSLTPPSPSFPSGNTTTSSNSSAVKSKDIGDGGIGTGGSVAIGIILVFLLLGIVGAAGWCIWKRKKKDSGLSGGYVLPTTLISSPKSGSASLKLRESKTEIGNGAGSNIANTTGKAGGLGHSKPWFTYQELLEATNEFSEHNLLGEGGFGSVYKGCLANGRDIAVKKLNIYGSQGEREFRAEVEIISRIHHRHLVSLVGYCIYENGRLLVYDYVSNDTLYFHLHEQGRPVMDWATRVKIAVGAARGIAYLHEDCCPRIIHRDIKSSNILLDNNFDARVADFGLAKLAQDAKSHVTTRVMGTFGYMAPEYASSGKLTEKSDVFSFGVVLLELITGRKSVDASQPLGEESLVEWLSIFAISSRLKLDSSCSCYDLEYFLVAG, from the exons ATGTCAATTGTTTCACCCCCTCTAAGTTCTTCTACACCATTTGCAGCTCCACCAATTGCTTTGAATTCTCCAGCACCTATATATCAGCCCAATGAAAACTCATCTTCGATTGCATCTCCGCAATCTGCTCCTCTTGTAGCAACATCACCACTGCCACAATCCCCTCCTCCTCCAACAAATATAACATTGCCTCCTCCAGCCTCATCTCCACAACCACAACCACCGATTTCTACTCCAACACCTCCTGCAGAATCTGCTCCTCCAATTATTAGTCCTCCGCCTACACCGTCTGGTCCACCTGCTAGCAGCTTAACACCACCTCCATCTTCTACTCCACCTGCTAGTCCAACAGAACCTCCATCATCTAGCACACCAAGTAGTCCACCCCCATTACCACCTCAACCAGAACCAACTCGTCCTGCAAGTTCACCTCCACCACCATCGACGCACCCCCCTGCATTGTCGCCTCCTCATTCATCAATACGGCCCCCTGCATTGTCACCTCCACCACCTGTGCAAAATCCAAGAACTCCTCCAGCACCACGATCACCGGGGAATCCATCTCCTGAACCTCCTAAAAGGTCACCACCATCATCCAAGCCACCTGCAAATGCACCTCCATCCAAGCAACCGCGAAATACTCCAGATTCCCCAGCCTTAGTCCCTCCCAAAAATTCACCCCCTTCACCAGATGCATTACCTCCTATTAATTCAGCATCTTCTAGTTCACCCCCTGCAAACTCATCACCACCTCAATCCACCAATGGTGCACAACCTTCTCTTACTCCTCCTTCACCATCATTTCCTTCAGGCAACACTACTACATCCAGTAATAGTTCAGCAGTCAAATCAAAGGATATAGGGGATGGAGGCATTGGTACTGGAGGGTCCGTTGCAATTGGCATCATACTTGTGTTTCTGTTGCTTGGTATTGTTGGAGCAGCAGGATGGTGCATATGGAAGCGAAAGAAAAAAGATTCAGGCCTGAGTGGTGGTTATGTCTTGCCAACAACTCTGATCTCCTCTCCAAAATCAG GTTCTGCCTCATTAAAGTTACGAGAATCAAAAACTGAGATTGGAAATGGAGCTGGATCCAATATTGCGAACACAACAGGAAAAGCTGGTGGATTAGGTCATTCAAAGCCATGGTTTACTTATCAAGAACTACTTGAAGCTACTAATGAATTTTCAGAGCATAATCTATTGGGCGAGGGTGGATTTGGTTCCGTGTACAAGGGATGCCTAGCAAATGGGAGAGATATAGCAGTAAAGAAGCTTAATATTTATGGGAGCCAGGGGGAACGTGAATTCAGAGCTGAAGTTGAAATCATTAGCCGAATACATCATCGACACTTGGTTTCACTTGTAGGTTATTGCATTTATGAGAATGGAAGGCTCCTTGTATATGACTATGTCTCCAATGACACCCTTTACTTCCATCTCCATG AGCAGGGAAGACCTGTTATGGATTGGGCAACACGTGTTAAGATTGCTGTTGGTGCAGCCCGTGGAATAGCTTATCTGCATGAAGATT GTTGTCCTCGCATCATTCACAGAGATATTAAGTCATCTAACATTCTTTTGGATAACAACTTTGATGCTCGT GTTGCTGATTTTGGATTAGCTAAATTAGCTCAGGATGCAAAAAGTCATGTTACAACACGTGTAATGGGCACGTTTGG ATACATGGCCCCTGAATATGCATCCAGTGGAAAGCTGACTGAAAAATCCGATGTATTTTCTTTTGGAGTTGTGCTTCTGGAGCTAATTACTGGACGGAAGTCTGTGGATGCATCTCAGCCTTTAGGGGAGGAAAGTCTAGTTGAGTGG CTCTCCATCTTCGCGATTTCCTCCAGATTGAAGTTGGATTCTTCGTGTTCGTGTTACGATCTTGAATATTTCCTTGT TGCAGGATAA
- the LOC107005723 gene encoding proline-rich receptor-like protein kinase PERK9 isoform X6 codes for MSIVSPPLSSSTPFAAPPIALNSPAPIYQPNENSSSIASPQSAPLVATSPLPQSPPPPTNITLPPPASSPQPQPPISTPTPPAESAPPIISPPPTPSGPPASSLTPPPSSTPPASPTEPPSSSTPSSPPPLPPQPEPTRPASSPPPPSTHPPALSPPHSSIRPPALSPPPPVQNPRTPPAPRSPGNPSPEPPKRSPPSSKPPANAPPSKQPRNTPDSPALVPPKNSPPSPDALPPINSASSSSPPANSSPPQSTNGAQPSLTPPSPSFPSGNTTTSSNSSAVKSKDIGDGGIGTGGSVAIGIILVFLLLGIVGAAGWCIWKRKKKDSGLSGGYVLPTTLISSPKSGSASLKLRESKTEIGNGAGSNIANTTGKAGGLGHSKPWFTYQELLEATNEFSEHNLLGEGGFGSVYKGCLANGRDIAVKKLNIYGSQGEREFRAEVEIISRIHHRHLVSLVGYCIYENGRLLVYDYVSNDTLYFHLHEQGRPVMDWATRVKIAVGAARGIAYLHEDCCPRIIHRDIKSSNILLDNNFDARVADFGLAKLAQDAKSHVTTRVMGTFGYMAPEYASSGKLTEKSDVFSFGVVLLELITGRKSVDASQPLGEESLVEWGYLTIDHERDYIYNAKVICNPLMFSLFI; via the exons ATGTCAATTGTTTCACCCCCTCTAAGTTCTTCTACACCATTTGCAGCTCCACCAATTGCTTTGAATTCTCCAGCACCTATATATCAGCCCAATGAAAACTCATCTTCGATTGCATCTCCGCAATCTGCTCCTCTTGTAGCAACATCACCACTGCCACAATCCCCTCCTCCTCCAACAAATATAACATTGCCTCCTCCAGCCTCATCTCCACAACCACAACCACCGATTTCTACTCCAACACCTCCTGCAGAATCTGCTCCTCCAATTATTAGTCCTCCGCCTACACCGTCTGGTCCACCTGCTAGCAGCTTAACACCACCTCCATCTTCTACTCCACCTGCTAGTCCAACAGAACCTCCATCATCTAGCACACCAAGTAGTCCACCCCCATTACCACCTCAACCAGAACCAACTCGTCCTGCAAGTTCACCTCCACCACCATCGACGCACCCCCCTGCATTGTCGCCTCCTCATTCATCAATACGGCCCCCTGCATTGTCACCTCCACCACCTGTGCAAAATCCAAGAACTCCTCCAGCACCACGATCACCGGGGAATCCATCTCCTGAACCTCCTAAAAGGTCACCACCATCATCCAAGCCACCTGCAAATGCACCTCCATCCAAGCAACCGCGAAATACTCCAGATTCCCCAGCCTTAGTCCCTCCCAAAAATTCACCCCCTTCACCAGATGCATTACCTCCTATTAATTCAGCATCTTCTAGTTCACCCCCTGCAAACTCATCACCACCTCAATCCACCAATGGTGCACAACCTTCTCTTACTCCTCCTTCACCATCATTTCCTTCAGGCAACACTACTACATCCAGTAATAGTTCAGCAGTCAAATCAAAGGATATAGGGGATGGAGGCATTGGTACTGGAGGGTCCGTTGCAATTGGCATCATACTTGTGTTTCTGTTGCTTGGTATTGTTGGAGCAGCAGGATGGTGCATATGGAAGCGAAAGAAAAAAGATTCAGGCCTGAGTGGTGGTTATGTCTTGCCAACAACTCTGATCTCCTCTCCAAAATCAG GTTCTGCCTCATTAAAGTTACGAGAATCAAAAACTGAGATTGGAAATGGAGCTGGATCCAATATTGCGAACACAACAGGAAAAGCTGGTGGATTAGGTCATTCAAAGCCATGGTTTACTTATCAAGAACTACTTGAAGCTACTAATGAATTTTCAGAGCATAATCTATTGGGCGAGGGTGGATTTGGTTCCGTGTACAAGGGATGCCTAGCAAATGGGAGAGATATAGCAGTAAAGAAGCTTAATATTTATGGGAGCCAGGGGGAACGTGAATTCAGAGCTGAAGTTGAAATCATTAGCCGAATACATCATCGACACTTGGTTTCACTTGTAGGTTATTGCATTTATGAGAATGGAAGGCTCCTTGTATATGACTATGTCTCCAATGACACCCTTTACTTCCATCTCCATG AGCAGGGAAGACCTGTTATGGATTGGGCAACACGTGTTAAGATTGCTGTTGGTGCAGCCCGTGGAATAGCTTATCTGCATGAAGATT GTTGTCCTCGCATCATTCACAGAGATATTAAGTCATCTAACATTCTTTTGGATAACAACTTTGATGCTCGT GTTGCTGATTTTGGATTAGCTAAATTAGCTCAGGATGCAAAAAGTCATGTTACAACACGTGTAATGGGCACGTTTGG ATACATGGCCCCTGAATATGCATCCAGTGGAAAGCTGACTGAAAAATCCGATGTATTTTCTTTTGGAGTTGTGCTTCTGGAGCTAATTACTGGACGGAAGTCTGTGGATGCATCTCAGCCTTTAGGGGAGGAAAGTCTAGTTGAGTGG GGCTACCTAACAATTGACCATGAAAGAGATTATATTTACAATGCCAAAGTCATTTGCAACCCCTTAATGTTCTCattattcatttag